A region of Ferruginibacter albus DNA encodes the following proteins:
- the lptB gene encoding LPS export ABC transporter ATP-binding protein — translation MSLTIQTKDLVKKYGSRTVVNHVSFNVKQGEIVGLLGPNGAGKTTSFYQVVGLVKPDEGEVYLDDINITKMPMYKRAQMGIGYLPQEASVFRKLSVEDNVKAVLEMTRLSKDEQKEKLETLLNEFHLQHVRKNNGDTLSGGERRRTEIARSLAVDPKFVLLDEPFAGVDPIAVEDIQTIVARLKYRNIGILITDHNVNETLSICDRAYLLIDGKIFKHGTAEELAADEQVRSLYLGRNFELKRKDYLHDEARQA, via the coding sequence ATGAGTCTTACGATACAAACCAAAGATCTTGTAAAAAAATACGGCAGCCGCACAGTAGTAAACCATGTTTCCTTTAATGTAAAGCAAGGGGAGATCGTTGGTTTATTAGGACCGAATGGTGCCGGCAAAACCACCTCTTTTTACCAGGTAGTGGGTTTGGTTAAGCCGGATGAAGGTGAAGTATATTTAGATGATATCAACATCACTAAAATGCCCATGTATAAAAGGGCACAGATGGGTATTGGTTATTTACCTCAAGAGGCAAGCGTTTTCAGAAAACTAAGTGTAGAAGATAATGTGAAGGCTGTTTTGGAAATGACCAGGCTTAGCAAAGATGAACAAAAAGAAAAACTAGAAACTTTATTAAATGAGTTTCACCTGCAACATGTACGCAAAAACAATGGCGATACATTAAGTGGCGGGGAAAGAAGAAGAACAGAAATTGCCCGCTCGCTGGCAGTTGACCCAAAGTTTGTTTTATTGGATGAACCTTTTGCAGGGGTTGACCCCATTGCAGTAGAAGACATTCAAACCATTGTAGCAAGGTTAAAATATAGAAATATCGGCATACTTATCACCGATCACAATGTAAACGAAACACTCTCCATCTGCGACAGAGCCTATCTTTTAATAGACGGTAAGATCTTTAAACATGGTACTGCCGAAGAATTAGCTGCGGATGAACAGGTAAGAAGCTTATATCTTGGCAGAAACTTTGAGTTAAAACGCAAAGATTATTTGCATGATGAAGCAAGGCAAGCATAA
- a CDS encoding GH3 auxin-responsive promoter family protein yields the protein MKLLSPAISRLARMRNWRIENWTNNPIAAQREVLQHLVTEAQYTEFGKKHNFSKLFTVRQFKQHVPIHQYDDIKPYIQRMMNGENNILWNTPITWFAKSSGTTSDKSKFIPVSEESLQDNHYQASKDVLTTYYKNFPSSDLLTGKGLVVGGSHQISKVNEEIQYGDLSAVLMQNSPFWGQWLRTPELSVALLDEWENKIEKLAQSTAEENVTSLAGVPTWTLLLLKRILEIKGKTTIKEVWPNLELYIHGGVSFVPYREQFDKIIGAPINYLEIYNASEGFFAGQDLPDNDGMLLFTEHGIFYEFMPIEEYGKPDPKTIGLDKVEIGNNYALVISTTGGLWRYLVGDTIQFTSLNPYRIKVSGRLKHYINAFGEEVIIDNSDKAIAVAAEKTNAIITDYTAAPVYFSEGSNGAHEWLIEFEKEPADLQQFTIELDNELKAINSDYEAKRYKDIALRLPIVHQLAKGTFKEWLRSKGKLGGQHKVPRLSNERKLLEEIIAFSKKVQ from the coding sequence ATGAAGTTGCTTTCGCCGGCCATATCGAGATTAGCACGTATGCGCAACTGGCGCATCGAAAATTGGACGAACAATCCAATTGCAGCACAACGTGAGGTTTTGCAACACCTGGTAACAGAAGCGCAATACACAGAGTTTGGTAAAAAACATAATTTCTCCAAATTATTTACTGTCCGGCAATTCAAACAACATGTTCCTATTCATCAGTATGATGATATAAAACCGTACATCCAACGGATGATGAATGGCGAGAATAATATTTTGTGGAATACACCCATAACCTGGTTTGCGAAATCATCCGGAACGACCAGCGATAAAAGCAAGTTTATACCTGTGAGTGAAGAAAGCTTACAGGACAATCACTACCAGGCATCCAAAGATGTATTGACTACTTACTACAAAAATTTTCCATCCAGCGACTTATTAACAGGTAAAGGATTGGTGGTCGGCGGTTCTCATCAAATAAGCAAGGTGAACGAAGAAATTCAGTATGGTGACCTAAGCGCTGTGCTGATGCAGAACTCTCCTTTCTGGGGACAATGGTTGCGTACACCGGAATTAAGCGTTGCCTTATTAGATGAATGGGAAAACAAAATTGAAAAGCTGGCGCAATCAACAGCGGAAGAAAACGTAACCTCTTTAGCCGGCGTTCCCACCTGGACCTTATTATTATTAAAACGGATTTTAGAAATAAAAGGCAAAACAACTATTAAAGAAGTTTGGCCAAACCTTGAATTATATATTCATGGTGGTGTTTCGTTTGTTCCTTACCGTGAACAGTTTGACAAGATCATCGGGGCTCCTATAAACTATTTGGAAATATACAATGCCAGTGAAGGCTTCTTTGCAGGACAAGATCTCCCGGATAACGATGGCATGTTGTTATTTACCGAGCATGGAATTTTTTACGAATTCATGCCGATAGAAGAATACGGAAAACCAGACCCTAAAACAATTGGTTTAGACAAAGTAGAGATAGGCAATAATTATGCATTAGTGATCAGTACTACCGGTGGATTGTGGAGATATTTGGTGGGAGATACCATTCAATTCACTTCCTTAAATCCATACCGCATAAAAGTATCCGGCAGGTTAAAGCATTATATCAATGCTTTTGGCGAAGAAGTAATTATTGATAATTCGGATAAAGCCATTGCAGTTGCTGCTGAAAAAACAAATGCCATCATTACGGATTATACAGCGGCGCCCGTTTATTTTAGCGAAGGTAGCAATGGCGCCCACGAATGGTTAATTGAATTTGAAAAAGAACCGGCAGACCTTCAACAATTCACTATTGAACTTGATAATGAATTGAAAGCGATCAACAGCGATTATGAAGCAAAGCGTTATAAAGATATTGCGTTGAGGCTGCCTATTGTTCATCAATTAGCTAAAGGAACTTTTAAAGAATGGCTGCGCAGCAAAGGCAAATTAGGCGGCCAACATAAAGTGCCAAGATTGAGTAATGAAAGAAAATTACTGGAAGAAATCATTGCATTTTCAAAAAAAGTACAATAG
- the fabG gene encoding 3-oxoacyl-[acyl-carrier-protein] reductase, giving the protein MKLLEGKTALITGAARGIGEGIAIKFAEHGADVAFTYVSAGSADKAKALEDKLTALGVKAKAYQSNAADYAASETLVNDILKEFGKIDIAVNNAGISKDNLMLRLTPEQWQEVINVNLNSVFNITKQVIRPMMKAKSGSIINMSSIIGEIGNAGQASYAASKAGVIGFTKSIAKELGSRNIRCNAIAPGFVETDMTSYLKEGEAADKYKAGIPLGRFGSAEDIANVTLFLASDLSSYVTGQVISACGGLNI; this is encoded by the coding sequence ATGAAATTACTAGAAGGAAAAACAGCTCTGATAACCGGTGCTGCCCGTGGTATTGGCGAAGGCATCGCCATAAAATTTGCTGAGCATGGTGCGGATGTTGCATTTACATATGTAAGTGCCGGCAGCGCCGACAAAGCAAAAGCATTGGAAGATAAATTGACAGCGTTAGGCGTAAAAGCAAAAGCCTATCAAAGCAATGCGGCTGATTATGCAGCCAGCGAAACATTGGTGAACGATATATTAAAAGAGTTTGGTAAAATAGATATTGCCGTAAACAATGCCGGCATCAGCAAAGACAATTTAATGTTGCGCCTTACTCCCGAACAATGGCAGGAAGTAATTAATGTAAACCTGAATAGTGTATTTAATATAACCAAGCAGGTTATCCGCCCGATGATGAAAGCAAAAAGCGGAAGCATCATTAATATGAGCTCTATCATTGGCGAGATCGGTAATGCCGGGCAGGCAAGCTATGCCGCATCAAAAGCCGGTGTGATTGGTTTTACAAAAAGCATTGCTAAAGAATTAGGAAGCAGAAATATTCGTTGCAACGCCATTGCCCCCGGCTTTGTTGAAACGGATATGACCAGCTATTTAAAAGAAGGCGAAGCAGCCGACAAATACAAAGCAGGTATTCCTTTAGGCAGATTTGGTTCTGCTGAAGATATTGCGAACGTTACGCTGTTTTTAGCAAGCGACTTGAGTAGTTATGTAACCGGACAGGTTATCAGTGCCTGCGGTGGTTTAAATATTTAA
- the lysS gene encoding lysine--tRNA ligase — protein sequence MSSHLSEQEIIRRGKLDELNKLGIDAYPAALYPVNTSALFIKQNYKGEENKEQFAEVCIAGRIMSIRDMGKANFAVIQDASGKIQVYIKQDDICPTDDKTLYQTVWKKLLDIGDIIGIKGYVFTTKTGETSIHVKEFSLLAKSLHPLPVVKEKDGEAFDEVTDPEFRYRQRYADLIVNPGVKEVFVKRSKMINAIRDFLNEHNALEVDTPVLQSIPGGAAARPFITHHNALDIPMYLRIANELYLKRLIVGGFEWVYEFSRNFRNEGMDRTHNPEFTVLEFYVAYKDYEWMMDTTEQLLERTAIATNGTTVITSGDKEIDFKAPYKRISILEAIKEHTGFDLSEMDEAETRSACQQLGIHADAKWGKGKLIDEIFGEKCEHHYIQPTFITDYPVEMSPLTKKHRSKPGLVERFELIVNGKEIANAYSELNDPIDQRERFEDQVKLMERGDDEAMFIDHDFLRALEYGMPPTAGIGFGIDRLCMLLVNQPSIQDVLLFPQMRPEKREE from the coding sequence ATGAGTTCACATTTGTCCGAACAGGAAATTATTCGCAGGGGAAAATTAGATGAATTAAACAAACTGGGAATTGATGCCTATCCTGCTGCATTATACCCGGTAAATACCTCCGCATTGTTCATCAAACAAAACTATAAAGGCGAAGAAAACAAAGAACAATTTGCAGAGGTATGTATTGCCGGCCGTATCATGAGCATCCGCGATATGGGTAAGGCCAATTTTGCCGTGATACAGGACGCTTCAGGAAAGATACAGGTGTACATTAAGCAAGATGACATCTGCCCAACAGACGATAAAACATTGTATCAAACCGTTTGGAAAAAATTATTAGATATTGGTGATATTATCGGCATTAAAGGATATGTATTTACTACTAAAACAGGCGAAACCTCTATTCATGTAAAAGAGTTTTCGTTGCTGGCAAAATCCTTGCACCCGTTACCGGTGGTAAAAGAAAAAGATGGCGAAGCGTTTGACGAAGTAACCGATCCTGAGTTTCGCTATCGTCAACGCTATGCAGACTTAATTGTAAATCCCGGAGTAAAAGAAGTTTTTGTAAAGCGTTCAAAAATGATAAACGCTATCCGTGATTTTTTAAATGAACACAATGCATTGGAAGTTGATACGCCTGTTCTGCAAAGTATTCCCGGTGGTGCAGCCGCACGCCCGTTCATTACACATCACAATGCATTGGACATACCGATGTATTTGCGTATTGCCAATGAACTTTATTTAAAACGTTTGATCGTTGGCGGTTTTGAATGGGTGTATGAATTCAGTCGCAACTTCCGCAATGAAGGAATGGACCGAACGCACAATCCTGAATTTACTGTACTGGAATTTTATGTAGCGTATAAAGATTATGAATGGATGATGGATACGACGGAACAGCTGTTAGAGAGAACTGCCATTGCTACCAACGGCACAACCGTTATAACATCAGGAGATAAAGAAATTGATTTTAAAGCTCCGTATAAAAGGATCTCGATCTTAGAGGCTATTAAAGAACATACCGGTTTCGATCTTTCCGAAATGGATGAAGCCGAAACAAGAAGTGCTTGCCAACAACTAGGCATACACGCAGATGCAAAATGGGGTAAAGGAAAATTGATCGATGAGATCTTTGGCGAAAAATGTGAGCATCATTATATACAACCAACATTTATTACCGATTACCCCGTAGAGATGAGCCCGCTTACTAAAAAGCATCGCAGCAAACCCGGCTTGGTAGAGCGTTTTGAGTTGATCGTAAATGGTAAAGAAATTGCCAATGCCTACAGTGAATTAAATGACCCGATCGATCAGCGTGAACGTTTTGAAGACCAGGTAAAATTAATGGAACGTGGAGATGATGAAGCGATGTTCATTGATCATGACTTTTTACGTGCCTTAGAATATGGCATGCCGCCAACTGCCGGTATTGGTTTTGGAATAGACCGGTTGTGTATGTTGCTCGTAAACCAGCCTTCTATACAGGATGTGTTGCTCTTTCCGCAAATGCGCCCGGAGAAGCGAGAAGAGTAA